The following proteins come from a genomic window of Ornithinimicrobium cryptoxanthini:
- a CDS encoding YciI family protein, which yields MKRYLILIAYEPGGWDRASEEARATFFEQHAAFSAFVAEHGRESASAALDDTDTATTVRHVDGKVVVTDGPFAETAEMIGGYYEVELPDLDSAIAAAALLPPSYTLEIRPVIDVT from the coding sequence ATGAAGCGCTATCTGATCCTGATCGCCTATGAGCCGGGGGGCTGGGACAGAGCGAGCGAGGAGGCGCGGGCCACGTTCTTCGAGCAACACGCTGCCTTCTCGGCGTTCGTCGCCGAGCACGGGAGGGAGTCGGCCAGTGCGGCCCTGGACGACACAGACACGGCCACCACGGTCCGGCACGTCGATGGCAAAGTCGTGGTCACGGACGGTCCCTTCGCCGAGACGGCAGAGATGATCGGCGGCTACTACGAGGTCGAGCTGCCCGATCTGGACTCCGCCATCGCGGCGGCCGCACTGCTGCCGCCGTCCTACACCCTCGAGATCCGCCCGGTCATCGACGTCACGTGA
- a CDS encoding RNA polymerase sigma factor produces the protein MSDDALSRVVREEWGRLVALLLARYRRLDLVEEGLGDAVEAAARTWPTHGVPDNPAGWLNTAASRRVLDRLRAEAMRQRKVPLLVTEAERGQERAGPMADTGDLVEDDLLRLVLMCTHPALASEAASALSLRLVLGVSTYDVARLFLVPEPTMAARITRAKKKIVAAGIPFSMPTSAALPDRLDSVAQTAYLAFTAGYAPGSGADLLRADLAGEGVRLVRVVLAQRPTAPVLVALLALMLLQHSRRDARVGAEGELVLLADQDRSRWHPEEISEALGLLRSLGHIREMSAPALAYLLQARIAAEHATAATADDTRWDRIVGHYDTLLQVMPSPAAQVARAVAVAEDTGPQAGLSALEGVQMPGSHRPASVRAELLVRSGRVAEAEAAYVDAISQCRNETELAHLRGRLAALAPGLRPAEPTARGALAASGDGGQ, from the coding sequence ATGAGCGACGACGCGCTCTCCCGGGTCGTGCGCGAGGAGTGGGGAAGGTTGGTGGCCCTGCTCCTCGCGCGCTACCGCCGGCTAGACCTTGTCGAGGAGGGTCTCGGTGACGCGGTCGAGGCCGCGGCACGCACCTGGCCAACTCACGGCGTGCCCGACAATCCCGCGGGCTGGCTGAACACCGCCGCCAGCCGCCGGGTGCTGGATCGGCTGCGGGCCGAGGCGATGCGACAGCGGAAGGTCCCGCTCCTGGTGACCGAGGCTGAGCGCGGACAGGAGAGGGCGGGACCGATGGCCGACACGGGCGACCTGGTCGAGGACGACTTGCTGCGGCTGGTGCTCATGTGCACCCACCCGGCGCTGGCCTCCGAGGCGGCCAGCGCCCTGTCTCTCAGGCTTGTCCTGGGCGTCAGCACCTATGACGTGGCACGCCTCTTCCTCGTCCCTGAGCCGACCATGGCGGCCCGGATCACCCGGGCAAAGAAGAAGATCGTGGCGGCCGGCATCCCGTTCTCCATGCCCACCTCCGCCGCCCTCCCGGACCGGTTGGACTCGGTCGCGCAGACCGCCTACCTCGCCTTCACCGCCGGCTATGCGCCTGGCAGCGGTGCTGACCTGTTGCGTGCCGATCTGGCGGGCGAGGGTGTCCGGTTGGTGCGGGTGGTGCTAGCGCAGCGGCCCACCGCGCCGGTGCTGGTCGCGCTCCTGGCGCTGATGCTGCTGCAGCACTCCCGTCGAGACGCCAGGGTCGGGGCCGAGGGAGAGCTCGTGCTGCTCGCGGACCAGGACCGTTCCCGGTGGCACCCAGAGGAGATCAGCGAGGCGCTCGGGTTGCTCCGATCTCTGGGTCACATCAGGGAGATGTCGGCGCCAGCACTCGCCTACCTGCTGCAGGCCAGGATCGCCGCGGAACACGCGACTGCGGCCACTGCTGACGACACCCGCTGGGACCGGATCGTCGGGCACTACGACACCCTGCTCCAGGTCATGCCCTCGCCGGCGGCGCAGGTGGCGCGCGCCGTGGCGGTGGCCGAGGACACGGGTCCCCAGGCCGGGCTGAGTGCTCTCGAGGGCGTGCAGATGCCCGGCAGCCACCGACCGGCGAGCGTCCGGGCTGAACTCCTGGTCAGGTCGGGTCGGGTCGCGGAGGCAGAGGCGGCCTATGTGGACGCAATCAGCCAGTGCCGCAACGAGACCGAGCTCGCGCACCTGCGTGGCCGTCTGGCCGCTCTCGCGCCCGGCCTGCGCCCCGCCGAGCCCACAGCTCGGGGAGCTCTCGCCGCGTCCGGTGACGGGGGACAGTGA
- a CDS encoding sensor histidine kinase, producing MGWLGTSRRSAVTRLHNLSLTARLVTVVVMLVLTAYVITTALTATLLRDYLTDRTDADLKAYITPLAKQAYSRLGGQQPTDVVVPNPYYLRITSPSGVAYANRAFGNEQVPDIGEVPIDDPRIGEEPFTVDSQDGDTQWRVLLAGYSSQQGEGTVAVALPLSPVSNTVQKLLALTTIVGLSTLLAVALISWFAVRRAFRPLTRIEDTAAAIAAGDLARRIPERRANDEVASLSDSLNAMLAQIEQSFAVREASEARMRQFVADASHELRTPLATVKGYAELYRVGGVTRPEDVAGAMRRIEDESSRMARLVEDLLLLTRLDTTLHRPVDDVDLTVVANDVVQDARVRAPERTISLSRYGPLNGPVVVPGDDFALRQVLTNLVANAVAHTPDDASVDVLIGQTEDRAVIEVQDHGPGIPPEAASRVFERFYRADPSRTRSPGKGGGTGLGLSIVASIVARHGGSVRHRETSGGGATFRVELPRRAAVATPARVH from the coding sequence GTGGGCTGGCTCGGGACCTCCCGCCGATCCGCCGTCACGCGGCTGCACAACCTGTCCCTGACGGCACGGCTGGTGACTGTCGTGGTCATGCTGGTGCTCACGGCATACGTCATCACGACCGCTCTGACCGCCACCCTGCTGCGGGACTACCTGACTGATCGGACCGACGCCGACCTCAAGGCCTACATCACGCCGCTGGCCAAACAGGCCTACTCCCGGCTGGGTGGCCAACAGCCCACTGACGTCGTCGTGCCGAACCCCTACTACCTGCGGATCACCAGTCCCTCTGGCGTGGCCTACGCCAACCGCGCCTTCGGCAACGAGCAGGTCCCCGACATCGGTGAGGTCCCGATCGACGACCCTCGGATCGGTGAGGAACCCTTCACGGTCGACTCCCAGGACGGCGACACCCAGTGGCGGGTCCTGCTGGCCGGCTACTCCAGCCAGCAGGGAGAAGGGACGGTGGCTGTCGCCCTGCCACTGTCACCGGTCTCCAACACGGTCCAGAAGCTGCTCGCACTGACCACCATTGTCGGCCTGTCCACACTCCTGGCAGTGGCCCTGATCAGCTGGTTCGCCGTCCGCCGCGCCTTCCGGCCACTCACCCGCATCGAGGACACGGCGGCGGCCATCGCCGCCGGCGACCTCGCCCGCCGCATCCCCGAACGCAGGGCCAACGACGAGGTGGCCTCGCTGTCCGACTCGCTGAACGCGATGCTCGCCCAGATCGAGCAGTCCTTTGCCGTGCGCGAGGCCTCCGAGGCGCGGATGCGCCAGTTCGTCGCAGACGCCTCCCACGAACTGCGGACGCCACTGGCCACGGTCAAGGGCTATGCCGAGCTCTATCGCGTCGGCGGCGTGACCAGACCAGAGGACGTCGCGGGCGCCATGCGACGCATCGAGGACGAGTCCTCCCGCATGGCACGGCTCGTCGAGGACCTGCTGCTGCTGACCCGGCTGGACACCACCCTGCACCGCCCGGTCGACGACGTCGACCTGACCGTTGTCGCCAACGACGTGGTGCAGGACGCCCGTGTGCGTGCGCCGGAGCGGACCATCTCGCTCAGCCGCTACGGCCCGTTGAACGGCCCGGTCGTCGTGCCGGGCGACGACTTTGCGCTGCGTCAGGTGCTGACCAATCTCGTCGCCAACGCGGTCGCCCACACACCGGACGATGCTTCCGTGGACGTGCTCATCGGCCAGACCGAGGACCGTGCGGTCATCGAGGTGCAGGACCACGGCCCGGGCATCCCTCCCGAGGCCGCATCCCGGGTCTTCGAGCGGTTCTATCGGGCCGACCCCTCGAGAACGCGCAGCCCCGGCAAGGGCGGAGGCACGGGTCTCGGCCTGTCGATCGTGGCCTCGATCGTGGCCCGGCACGGCGGCAGCGTCCGGCACCGGGAGACCTCTGGTGGCGGCGCGACGTTCCGGGTGGAGCTGCCCCGTCGTGCCGCCGTGGCCACTCCCGCACGCGTCCACTGA
- a CDS encoding response regulator transcription factor, protein MSGTDATRGPEATLLVVEDETNIRELLTTSLRFAGFDVHAAADGNTALRLAEEHDIDLAVMDVMLPDMDGFTVTRKLRDHGRDLPVLFLTARDSLDDKVKGLTVGGDDYVTKPFSLEEVVARIRAVLRRTQNAEPEDVETTLRVADLELDEDRHEVVRAGRVIEVSPTEFKLLRYLMLNANRVLSKAQILDHVWDYDFRGEMGIVESYISYLRRKIDTEGEPLIHTKRGVGYVLREPRGPEGS, encoded by the coding sequence ATGAGTGGGACTGACGCAACCCGTGGCCCTGAGGCCACCCTTCTTGTCGTCGAGGATGAGACGAACATCCGCGAGCTGCTGACCACGAGTCTGCGTTTCGCGGGCTTTGACGTGCATGCCGCCGCAGACGGCAACACCGCCCTGCGCCTGGCCGAGGAGCACGACATCGACCTGGCGGTGATGGACGTCATGCTGCCGGACATGGACGGGTTCACGGTGACCCGCAAGCTGCGCGACCACGGCCGCGACCTGCCGGTGCTCTTCCTCACGGCCCGGGACAGCCTCGATGACAAGGTCAAGGGCCTGACCGTCGGCGGTGACGACTACGTCACCAAACCGTTCAGTCTGGAGGAGGTCGTCGCCCGGATCCGCGCCGTGCTGCGGCGCACCCAGAACGCCGAGCCCGAGGACGTCGAGACCACGCTGCGGGTCGCCGACCTCGAGCTCGACGAGGACCGCCACGAGGTGGTCAGAGCGGGCCGGGTCATCGAGGTCTCCCCCACCGAGTTCAAGCTTCTGCGTTATCTGATGCTCAACGCCAACCGCGTGCTGTCCAAGGCCCAGATCCTGGACCACGTCTGGGACTACGACTTCCGCGGTGAGATGGGGATCGTCGAGTCCTACATCTCCTACCTGCGGCGCAAGATCGACACCGAGGGCGAGCCGCTGATCCACACCAAGCGTGGCGTCGGCTACGTCCTTCGTGAGCCGCGCGGCCCCGAGGGCTCCTGA
- a CDS encoding DNA repair helicase XPB has product MNGPLIVQSDKTLLLEVDHPDSQEARREIAPFAELERAPEHVHTYRITPLGLWNARAAGHDAEQVVDALIRHSRYPVPNALLLDIADTMGRYGRLTLDRDTSTEPARLVLHSTDRAVLEEVLRHKKIKPLTGERLDADSVVVHSSERGHLKQELIKVGWPAEDLAGYVDGEKHPIDLALDDWSLRPYQQQAVDGFWDGGSGVVVLPCGAGKTLVGAGAMARSGTTTLILVTNTVSARQWRDELLARTSLTEDEIGEYSGSRKEIRPVTIATYQVLTTKRGGVYRHLDLLDARDWGLIVYDEVHLLPAPIFRMTADLQARRRLGLTATLVREDGRESEVFTLIGPKRYDAPWKDIEAQGYIAPADCVEVRVTLSDAMRMAYAVAEPEERYRFASCAPAKEKVVDQLVERHRGQQTLVIGQYLDQLHTLSERLDAPLITGETTVAERQKLFAAFRTGEIKLLVVSKVANFSIDLPEASVAIQVSGTFGSRQEEAQRLGRVLRPKGDGRTAHFYTIVARDTVDAEFAAHRQRFLAEQGYAYRIVDSDDLGALDVVTS; this is encoded by the coding sequence ATGAATGGCCCACTGATCGTCCAGTCCGACAAGACCCTGCTCCTCGAGGTCGACCACCCCGATTCCCAGGAGGCACGGCGCGAGATCGCGCCGTTCGCCGAGCTCGAGCGCGCCCCGGAGCATGTGCACACCTACCGGATCACGCCGCTCGGCCTGTGGAACGCCCGTGCCGCGGGCCATGATGCCGAGCAGGTCGTGGACGCGCTGATCCGGCACAGCCGCTATCCCGTGCCCAACGCTCTGCTGCTGGACATCGCCGACACGATGGGCCGCTACGGCCGGCTCACCCTCGACCGCGACACCTCCACCGAACCGGCCCGACTCGTGCTCCACAGCACCGATCGCGCCGTGCTCGAGGAGGTCCTGCGCCACAAGAAGATCAAGCCGCTGACCGGCGAGCGCCTCGACGCCGACAGCGTCGTCGTGCACTCCTCCGAGCGCGGCCACCTCAAGCAGGAGCTGATCAAGGTCGGCTGGCCCGCCGAGGACCTCGCGGGCTACGTCGACGGCGAGAAGCACCCGATCGACCTGGCCCTGGACGACTGGTCCCTGCGGCCCTATCAGCAGCAGGCCGTCGATGGCTTCTGGGACGGTGGTTCGGGCGTGGTGGTGCTCCCGTGCGGCGCCGGCAAGACCCTCGTCGGCGCGGGTGCCATGGCTCGCTCGGGCACCACGACCCTGATCCTGGTGACCAACACCGTCTCCGCCCGTCAGTGGCGAGACGAGCTGCTGGCCCGCACGAGCCTGACCGAGGACGAGATCGGTGAGTACAGCGGCTCCCGCAAGGAGATCCGCCCGGTGACGATCGCTACCTACCAGGTGCTGACCACCAAGCGCGGCGGCGTCTACCGGCACCTCGACCTGCTGGACGCCCGCGACTGGGGGCTGATCGTCTATGACGAGGTGCACCTCCTGCCGGCCCCGATCTTCCGGATGACCGCCGACCTGCAGGCCCGGCGCCGGCTCGGGCTGACCGCGACCCTCGTGCGCGAGGACGGCCGCGAGTCCGAGGTGTTCACCCTCATCGGCCCCAAGCGTTACGACGCGCCATGGAAGGACATCGAGGCTCAGGGTTACATCGCCCCGGCTGACTGCGTCGAGGTCCGGGTCACCCTCTCTGACGCGATGCGGATGGCGTATGCCGTGGCGGAGCCGGAGGAGCGCTACCGTTTTGCGTCGTGCGCGCCGGCCAAGGAGAAGGTCGTGGACCAGCTGGTCGAGCGGCACCGGGGCCAGCAGACCCTGGTCATCGGTCAGTATCTCGACCAGCTCCACACCCTCTCTGAGCGGCTCGACGCGCCGCTGATCACCGGCGAGACCACGGTCGCCGAGCGGCAGAAGCTGTTTGCCGCCTTCCGCACCGGTGAGATCAAGCTGCTCGTGGTGAGCAAGGTGGCCAACTTCTCCATCGACCTGCCCGAGGCCTCGGTCGCGATCCAGGTCTCCGGGACCTTCGGCTCGCGCCAGGAGGAGGCCCAGCGTCTCGGCCGGGTGCTGCGTCCCAAGGGTGACGGTCGGACCGCGCACTTCTACACGATCGTGGCGCGCGACACGGTGGACGCCGAGTTCGCCGCGCACCGGCAGCGTTTCCTGGCCGAGCAGGGCTACGCCTACAGGATCGTGGACTCCGACGACCTCGGCGCACTGGATGTGGTCACGAGCTGA
- a CDS encoding hydroxymethylglutaryl-CoA lyase produces the protein MTTRTLPMTEPAPGFPDRVTIYEVGPRDGLQNEKSVVPVEVKAEFIRRLVLAGLQTVELTSFVPATWVPQLGDAEELMDLLGPLAVGLQRPVLVPNERGLDRALDKGVKAVAVFGSATETFARKNLNRSVAESLDMFAPVVRRALDSGAWVRGYVSMCFGDPWEGPVPVRQVVDVCSRLMDMGCDQLSIGDTIGVGTAGHVARLLDALDAAGIGVDQIGVHFHDTYGQALANTLTALSHGVTVVDASTGGLGGCPYAKSATGNLATEDLVWSLDGLGIEHGADLDALVATSVWMAGQLGRPSPSRVVKALAGG, from the coding sequence ATGACGACCAGGACGTTGCCGATGACCGAGCCGGCCCCCGGCTTCCCGGACCGGGTCACGATCTATGAGGTCGGCCCACGGGACGGTCTGCAGAACGAGAAGTCGGTCGTCCCGGTCGAGGTCAAGGCTGAGTTCATCCGTCGACTCGTGTTGGCCGGCCTGCAGACGGTCGAGCTCACGTCGTTCGTGCCGGCCACGTGGGTGCCGCAGCTGGGTGATGCTGAGGAGCTGATGGACCTGCTGGGTCCTCTCGCCGTCGGTCTGCAACGGCCTGTGCTGGTGCCCAACGAGCGCGGCCTGGACCGAGCGCTGGACAAGGGTGTCAAGGCGGTCGCCGTGTTCGGCAGCGCCACCGAGACGTTCGCCCGCAAGAACCTCAACCGCTCCGTGGCGGAGTCCCTGGACATGTTTGCTCCGGTCGTGCGCCGGGCGCTGGACTCAGGGGCCTGGGTCCGGGGCTATGTCTCGATGTGCTTCGGCGACCCGTGGGAGGGACCGGTGCCCGTCCGTCAGGTGGTGGACGTGTGCTCGCGGCTGATGGACATGGGGTGCGACCAGCTGTCCATCGGAGACACGATCGGGGTCGGCACGGCCGGTCATGTCGCACGCTTGCTTGACGCGCTCGACGCGGCAGGGATCGGTGTAGACCAGATCGGCGTGCACTTCCACGACACCTATGGTCAGGCTCTCGCGAACACCCTGACGGCGCTGTCCCACGGGGTCACGGTCGTCGACGCCAGCACCGGCGGCCTCGGCGGGTGTCCCTATGCGAAGTCGGCGACGGGCAACCTCGCGACGGAGGACCTGGTCTGGTCGCTGGACGGCCTGGGCATTGAGCACGGAGCGGACCTGGACGCACTAGTGGCGACGAGCGTCTGGATGGCCGGTCAGCTGGGACGCCCCTCGCCCTCGCGAGTGGTCAAGGCGCTCGCCGGGGGCTGA
- a CDS encoding DUF222 domain-containing protein, translating to MDEEARTTRTIEELTRSAGEVFEIARDGGGWLEDGDLVGQVRGLQEAIGALTAAQTVRIAQFAARTIEDGDTGHFPVDKGLGFVDEFASDTLAPMLGMSHGPAATRVFTAAKLAADLPVTLAALAAGDLDLFRAHAIADELREADHDTCAVVEGMIHPRVCGDTPGKARNRVRKALAQIDPDSVRERAARAKLERFVSTRASHLPGMTQWFAQLPVAESAQAWAAIDALAHKYLHEDPTLSLDQCRADALADLILGNATIHASLALAIPVNATAADPASTCPGADSTAGTAPEAFGGPAPDCPAAGSPACESPACGGPACGSPACDGTSARPRGAEWDAIWTKLSPQDPAAEGIELPGIGVIPAALALSMAGDLGVSITRMLINPETGTTIETRATSYRPPQAITTFVRLRDGTCRFPNCSRRAERCELDHLIPWPAGPTAVANLLCLCKHHHRLKHNTRWEPELRADGVVIWTDPYGDQWVTHPADHRQLSPAS from the coding sequence ATGGATGAGGAAGCGCGCACGACGCGGACGATCGAGGAGCTGACCAGGTCTGCTGGTGAGGTCTTCGAGATCGCTCGTGACGGCGGGGGCTGGCTCGAGGACGGCGACCTGGTGGGGCAGGTGCGCGGCCTGCAGGAGGCCATCGGCGCACTCACCGCGGCTCAGACGGTGCGGATCGCACAGTTCGCGGCCCGCACGATCGAGGACGGAGACACCGGACACTTCCCGGTGGACAAGGGCCTCGGGTTTGTGGATGAGTTCGCCTCGGACACCTTGGCGCCGATGTTGGGGATGTCGCACGGCCCGGCCGCGACCCGTGTGTTCACCGCCGCGAAGCTCGCTGCTGACCTCCCGGTCACGCTGGCGGCCCTGGCCGCCGGGGACCTGGACCTCTTTCGGGCGCACGCGATCGCCGATGAGCTGCGCGAGGCGGACCATGACACGTGTGCAGTCGTGGAGGGCATGATCCACCCGAGGGTGTGCGGGGACACGCCGGGCAAGGCCCGCAACCGGGTGCGCAAGGCGTTGGCGCAGATCGACCCGGACTCGGTGCGCGAGCGCGCGGCCCGCGCGAAGCTGGAGCGCTTCGTGTCCACGCGGGCGAGCCACCTGCCGGGTATGACGCAGTGGTTTGCGCAGCTGCCGGTCGCCGAGTCAGCTCAGGCGTGGGCCGCGATCGACGCGCTGGCGCACAAGTATCTCCATGAGGACCCGACCCTCTCCCTCGACCAGTGCCGGGCCGACGCGTTGGCAGACCTGATCCTGGGCAACGCCACGATCCACGCCAGCCTGGCGCTCGCGATCCCGGTCAATGCCACGGCAGCGGACCCTGCGAGCACGTGTCCCGGCGCGGACTCCACAGCGGGCACGGCGCCGGAGGCCTTTGGCGGCCCTGCGCCCGACTGTCCAGCAGCCGGGAGCCCAGCATGCGAGAGCCCAGCGTGCGGGGGCCCAGCGTGCGGGAGCCCAGCGTGCGACGGGACTTCCGCCCGGCCGCGGGGCGCGGAGTGGGACGCGATCTGGACCAAGCTCTCGCCCCAGGACCCCGCTGCCGAGGGGATCGAGCTTCCCGGGATCGGCGTGATCCCCGCAGCACTGGCGCTGTCGATGGCCGGCGACCTAGGTGTCTCGATCACCCGGATGCTGATCAACCCGGAGACCGGCACGACCATCGAGACGCGAGCCACGAGCTATCGCCCGCCGCAAGCCATCACGACCTTCGTGCGACTGCGGGACGGGACCTGCCGCTTCCCCAACTGCTCCCGCCGTGCCGAGCGCTGCGAGCTGGACCATCTGATCCCCTGGCCGGCCGGACCGACCGCCGTGGCCAACCTGCTCTGCCTGTGCAAGCACCACCACCGGCTCAAGCACAACACCCGGTGGGAGCCCGAGCTTCGGGCCGACGGTGTCGTCATCTGGACCGACCCCTACGGCGACCAGTGGGTCACCCACCCGGCTGACCATCGACAACTCAGCCCGGCCTCCTGA
- a CDS encoding GNAT family N-acetyltransferase — protein sequence MPCVPPSGAPLSGRTIRLDPVQLADAHDLFAVFSDPGVYAQGYAMGRPHVTPAETERLLETAVAARAEDGTGRTAYTIRLASDGSLGAAGTVVGTTSLGDIDLVREHAHLGWTVYGSTWWGTAVNPEAKLLLLTHAFDDCGFGRVKIQTDVINTRSRAAIQRLGATFEGITRRDIRRADGTWRDSAVHSILVDEWPAVRSGLLARLERWPVPPQAGTVKATAPARAGDARPGLRGDP from the coding sequence ATGCCCTGTGTGCCGCCCAGCGGAGCGCCGCTGAGCGGACGCACCATCCGGCTCGACCCCGTCCAGCTGGCGGATGCCCACGATCTGTTCGCCGTCTTCAGCGATCCTGGCGTCTATGCGCAGGGTTATGCCATGGGTCGACCGCACGTGACCCCTGCCGAGACCGAGCGTCTCCTGGAGACGGCAGTCGCTGCCCGGGCCGAGGACGGGACCGGACGCACGGCATACACGATCCGTCTGGCGTCGGACGGCAGCCTCGGTGCCGCCGGCACGGTCGTGGGCACGACCTCGCTGGGCGACATCGACCTGGTCCGCGAGCACGCGCACCTGGGGTGGACGGTCTATGGCTCGACGTGGTGGGGCACGGCCGTCAACCCGGAGGCCAAGCTGCTGTTGCTCACCCACGCCTTCGACGACTGTGGCTTCGGGCGGGTCAAGATCCAGACCGATGTCATCAACACTCGCTCGCGTGCAGCGATCCAGCGTCTGGGCGCGACCTTTGAGGGGATCACGCGCCGGGACATCAGGCGCGCCGACGGCACCTGGCGTGACTCGGCCGTGCACTCGATCCTGGTGGACGAGTGGCCGGCCGTCCGGTCCGGACTGCTTGCCCGGCTGGAACGCTGGCCGGTGCCGCCGCAGGCGGGTACGGTCAAGGCGACAGCGCCGGCACGAGCTGGTGACGCCAGACCTGGACTGAGAGGCGACCCGTGA
- a CDS encoding M13 family metallopeptidase, producing the protein MKSGVRREFMDPQVRPQDDLFEHVNGGWLATTEIPQDKGRYGAFDMLREAAEADVHALIEESAAAGADAEPGSAERQIGDLYASFMDTERIAEQGTGPLVDDLRAIAAVTDPSTLVRESARLQRGGVDPLVHLFVTADAGNPEEYIAYLHQGGLGLPDEAYYSDEEHAEARTAYVTYLEKLLALAAPALEAAGLDLGPDAAQRAFDLETRIAAAHWDRVAARDAVKSYTKWSWAELTEATPGWDWMAWTEGLGLPEGALQHVIARQPDVFAAMAEALREVPVADWKAWLTLRLLDSCAPYLTDDFVEASFDFHGRTLTGTPELRERWKRGVGLVEGLIGEEVGQLYVARHYPPEAGERMAELVDNLLAAFRARISALEWMGEDTKAKALEKLAAFRPKIGHPTTWRDYSSYVVDAGDLLGNVRRGNAAEMDYQVGKIGGPIDREEWQMTPQTVNAYYHPMLNEIVFPAAILQPPFFDVEADDAVNYGGIGAVIAHEVGHGFDDQGSRFAGDGSLTDWWTEDDRAAFDERAQRLIAQFDALEPRDAPGSKVNGGLTVGENIGDLCGLAVSLVAYRLATGGEAPELDGWTGEQRFFIGFGQVWQGKARPEEAKRLLSIDPHAPQDLRANLVRNIDAFHEAFDVQEGDGMWLAPQDRVRIF; encoded by the coding sequence ATGAAGTCCGGAGTCCGCCGCGAGTTCATGGACCCACAGGTTCGTCCGCAGGACGACCTGTTTGAGCATGTCAACGGCGGCTGGTTGGCCACGACCGAGATCCCGCAGGACAAGGGGCGCTACGGAGCCTTCGACATGCTGCGCGAGGCGGCCGAGGCCGATGTGCATGCGCTGATCGAGGAGAGCGCCGCAGCCGGGGCCGACGCCGAGCCCGGCAGCGCCGAGCGCCAGATCGGTGACCTCTATGCCTCGTTCATGGACACCGAGCGCATCGCAGAGCAGGGCACCGGCCCGCTCGTCGACGACCTGCGGGCGATCGCGGCGGTGACTGACCCCTCCACGCTGGTGCGGGAGTCCGCGCGGCTGCAGCGCGGCGGCGTGGACCCGTTGGTGCACCTGTTCGTCACCGCCGACGCCGGCAACCCAGAGGAATACATCGCCTACCTGCACCAGGGCGGGCTCGGGCTGCCGGACGAGGCCTACTACTCGGACGAGGAGCACGCGGAGGCACGCACCGCCTACGTGACCTACCTCGAGAAGCTGCTCGCACTCGCGGCACCGGCGCTGGAGGCAGCCGGGCTGGACCTGGGCCCGGACGCGGCGCAGCGTGCCTTCGACCTGGAGACCCGCATCGCGGCGGCGCACTGGGACCGCGTCGCTGCCCGGGACGCGGTGAAGTCCTACACCAAGTGGTCGTGGGCCGAGCTGACCGAGGCCACGCCCGGTTGGGACTGGATGGCGTGGACCGAGGGGCTCGGGCTGCCCGAAGGCGCGCTGCAGCATGTCATCGCTCGCCAGCCCGACGTGTTCGCTGCGATGGCAGAGGCACTGCGGGAGGTGCCGGTGGCTGACTGGAAGGCGTGGCTCACGCTGCGCCTGCTGGACAGCTGCGCGCCCTATCTGACCGACGACTTCGTCGAGGCCTCGTTCGACTTCCACGGCCGGACCCTGACCGGCACCCCGGAGCTTCGGGAGCGCTGGAAGCGTGGTGTCGGCCTGGTCGAGGGGCTGATCGGTGAGGAGGTCGGCCAGCTGTATGTCGCCAGGCACTACCCGCCAGAGGCGGGGGAGCGGATGGCCGAGCTGGTCGACAACCTGCTCGCCGCCTTCCGCGCCCGCATCTCCGCGCTGGAGTGGATGGGCGAGGACACCAAGGCCAAGGCCCTGGAGAAGCTGGCTGCGTTCCGGCCCAAGATCGGCCACCCGACGACGTGGCGCGACTACTCGTCATACGTTGTCGATGCGGGTGACCTGCTCGGCAATGTGCGTCGAGGCAACGCGGCGGAGATGGACTACCAGGTCGGCAAGATCGGTGGGCCGATCGACCGCGAGGAGTGGCAGATGACGCCGCAGACGGTCAACGCCTACTACCACCCGATGCTCAACGAGATCGTCTTCCCGGCCGCCATCCTGCAGCCACCGTTCTTTGACGTCGAGGCCGACGACGCCGTCAACTATGGCGGGATCGGCGCGGTGATCGCCCACGAGGTCGGGCACGGGTTCGACGACCAGGGCTCGCGCTTCGCGGGTGACGGCAGTCTGACCGACTGGTGGACCGAGGATGACCGCGCCGCGTTCGACGAGCGGGCGCAGCGACTCATCGCGCAGTTCGATGCGCTGGAGCCTCGAGATGCCCCGGGGTCGAAGGTGAACGGCGGGCTGACGGTCGGCGAGAACATCGGCGACCTGTGCGGGCTGGCCGTGTCGCTGGTCGCCTATCGCCTGGCGACCGGCGGTGAGGCTCCCGAGCTCGACGGCTGGACCGGCGAGCAGCGCTTCTTCATCGGCTTCGGGCAGGTGTGGCAGGGCAAGGCCCGGCCGGAGGAGGCCAAGCGTCTGCTGTCGATCGACCCGCACGCGCCGCAGGACCTCAGGGCCAACCTGGTGCGCAACATCGACGCGTTCCACGAAGCGTTCGACGTCCAGGAGGGCGACGGGATGTGGCTGGCCCCGCAGGACCGCGTCCGGATCTTCTGA